The Arcobacter sp. CECT 8986 DNA segment TTATTACTTTTGTTGTCTGTTATTTTTAATATTAAAGAGGGAGTAAAGTCTACACTTTTACATATTTTTGCTTGGTCTTTGGTGTGTTTGTTTCTGTTTATTTTACAAATAAAAAGTATTTATATTAAAAGTGGTTATATCGATTTGATTCTTATTGCATTTATGCTTGAAGCTATTTTATTTACAATAAATCTTGCAAATAAATACAAAGAACTAAAAATGGCAAATGAAGATTATGAAAATATGTTATTACAGCAAACAAAACTTGCAAAAACTGGTTCTATGATAGGAAATATTGCTCATCAATATAGACAACCTCTAAATAATATCTCATATATTTTGATAAATCTAAGAAACAAATATGAAAAAAACAAATTAACAAAAGAGTTTTTTTATAATAAATACAATCAAATAGAAGAGCAATTGCACTTCATGTCTAAAACCATTGATGATTTTAAAGAGTTTTACTCTCCAAATAAAGAGAAAGAGAACTTTTTATTAATAGATTCAATAAATCGTGCAATAAACATATTACAGCCACTTGTAAAGCAATATTCTGTGCATTTAAATATCAATTTTAATACAAGTGAAGTAACTAAAGTCTATGGAGTTGCAAATGAGTTCTCTCAAGTTATTCTTATTTTATTAAAAAATGCAATAGAAGCTTCAAAAGATGAAAAAAATCCAATAATAAATATAGAAGTGTCTTCTCAAAATGGCTTAATAAAAATAGAAATAATTGATAATGGTATAGGTATTTCAAAAACAAATTTTGTAAAGCTATTTAAACCATACTTCTCTACAAAAAAAGAAGGGTTTGGAATAGGTTTATATATGGTAAAACTAATAATTGAGAAAAGTTTCAA contains these protein-coding regions:
- a CDS encoding sensor histidine kinase encodes the protein MSILYTLVRYIYLKEFFYLAYCFTQIFSLGFIIIYSQLFDIADFYKDVCIVFASFFAVAFAFGFFKGQILPSIDSKKELFLISSLTIFALVIVVYHYMLFSYLPYTIIYLLLLLSVIFNIKEGVKSTLLHIFAWSLVCLFLFILQIKSIYIKSGYIDLILIAFMLEAILFTINLANKYKELKMANEDYENMLLQQTKLAKTGSMIGNIAHQYRQPLNNISYILINLRNKYEKNKLTKEFFYNKYNQIEEQLHFMSKTIDDFKEFYSPNKEKENFLLIDSINRAINILQPLVKQYSVHLNINFNTSEVTKVYGVANEFSQVILILLKNAIEASKDEKNPIINIEVSSQNGLIKIEIIDNGIGISKTNFVKLFKPYFSTKKEGFGIGLYMVKLIIEKSFNAEIKADSLEKGMKFSIFLEKSF